From a region of the Streptomyces sp. NBC_01454 genome:
- a CDS encoding DUF6204 family protein produces the protein MSSSTTYRVLTRGKFAPLDEEQRVALLAQVGDHGVLSARFTEEGTVNYERGLHGFTSAC, from the coding sequence ATGAGCAGCAGTACGACCTACCGGGTCCTCACCCGGGGCAAGTTCGCGCCCCTCGACGAGGAGCAGCGCGTGGCGCTGCTCGCCCAGGTCGGCGACCACGGCGTGCTCAGCGCCCGGTTCACCGAGGAGGGCACGGTGAACTACGAGCGCGGGCTGCACGGGTTCACCTCCGCGTGCTGA
- a CDS encoding class I SAM-dependent methyltransferase — MSASPDVMTAFTSGLADINLDESGTARRGANATGMKSASATIYDMAATLSGHGALWNWGMHDPALVEEIRARVPGFGEPWTDGFSEQLYFLALRELPIDLDDYAGRHVLEVGCGMGEGLNFLSRVAPGAGMTGLDLSPKAVARATATLSRGDALTFVHGDAEDLPFEDGSVDVLVNIESSHTYPDLAKFLAEAARVLRPGGFLSHIDVYTRQRTETMRRTAEETKGLEWTADHDISDRVRAAVRRRMAPGSHFRTTLGKQRMNPLVRQIAAHSQILMFGGMFAGYQPPPAIKALSKLGIVPWMNGLPMESYRHRIAVRR; from the coding sequence ATGAGTGCCAGCCCTGATGTCATGACCGCCTTCACCAGCGGTCTCGCGGACATCAACCTCGACGAGTCCGGCACCGCCCGCCGCGGCGCGAACGCCACCGGCATGAAGTCCGCCAGCGCCACCATCTACGACATGGCCGCCACGCTCTCCGGCCACGGGGCCCTGTGGAACTGGGGTATGCACGACCCCGCGCTCGTCGAGGAGATCCGCGCCCGCGTGCCCGGCTTCGGCGAGCCCTGGACCGACGGCTTCAGCGAGCAGCTCTACTTCCTCGCCCTGCGCGAACTCCCCATCGACCTGGACGACTACGCCGGCCGCCACGTCCTGGAGGTCGGCTGCGGCATGGGGGAGGGCCTCAACTTCCTCTCCCGCGTCGCCCCCGGCGCCGGCATGACCGGCCTGGACCTGTCACCGAAGGCCGTCGCACGGGCCACCGCCACCCTGTCCCGCGGGGACGCGCTCACCTTCGTGCACGGCGACGCGGAGGACCTGCCCTTCGAGGACGGCTCCGTCGACGTGCTCGTCAACATCGAGAGCTCGCACACCTACCCCGACCTCGCCAAGTTCCTCGCCGAGGCCGCACGCGTGCTGCGCCCCGGTGGCTTCCTCAGCCACATCGACGTCTACACCCGGCAGCGCACGGAGACCATGCGGCGCACGGCGGAGGAGACCAAGGGCCTGGAGTGGACGGCCGACCACGACATCTCGGACCGGGTCCGTGCGGCCGTCCGCCGCCGGATGGCACCCGGCAGCCACTTCCGCACCACCCTCGGCAAGCAGCGCATGAACCCGCTGGTGCGCCAGATCGCCGCGCACAGCCAGATCCTCATGTTCGGCGGCATGTTCGCGGGCTACCAGCCGCCGCCCGCCATCAAGGCGCTCAGCAAGCTGGGCATCGTGCCGTGGATGAACGGCCTGCCGATGGAGAGCTACCGCCACCGGATCGCCGTCCGCCGATGA
- a CDS encoding cytochrome P450 produces the protein MTDGLPTVPGLPMTRGRCPFDPAPELGVLRADHPVARMEFPDGHVGWLVTGYTQVRKLLSDPRMSSRGDALRSPIPLPMATDRTEPAPGMFTAMDPPEHTRYRRAVAAWFSARRTRTLEPRLKELAASHLDAMGAGKGEGPVDLVTGFAEPMAASAICELLGVPLSERPAFARAIKALFAVHSSAEEAIAGWHALTGLLRGLVEAKRAEPADDLLATLVTEGRLTDEELVTVGAVLLTAGYDTSANMIALGTFALLEHPEQSAALAADTSLAERTVEELLRYLTIVHAGGIRAVGEDLEFEGHRMAAGDAVSFSFAAANRDPVLCALPDELDVTREPVPHLAFGHGIHQCVGQQLARLELRVALEALFGRFPRLRLGIPAAEVRTRPDMIIYGVQELPVTW, from the coding sequence ATGACCGACGGCCTTCCCACAGTCCCGGGTCTGCCGATGACCCGGGGCCGGTGCCCCTTCGACCCCGCACCCGAACTGGGCGTGCTCCGCGCGGACCACCCGGTCGCCCGCATGGAGTTCCCCGACGGGCACGTGGGCTGGCTGGTCACCGGCTACACCCAGGTCCGCAAACTGCTGTCCGACCCCCGGATGAGCTCCCGGGGGGACGCGCTGCGCTCGCCCATCCCGCTGCCCATGGCGACGGACCGCACCGAGCCGGCCCCGGGCATGTTCACGGCGATGGACCCGCCGGAGCACACCCGCTACCGGCGGGCGGTGGCCGCCTGGTTCTCGGCGCGCCGCACCCGCACCCTCGAACCCCGGCTGAAGGAGCTCGCCGCCAGCCACCTGGACGCCATGGGCGCCGGCAAGGGTGAGGGCCCGGTCGACCTGGTGACGGGGTTCGCGGAGCCCATGGCTGCGTCGGCCATCTGCGAGCTGCTGGGCGTTCCCCTGTCGGAACGCCCGGCCTTCGCCCGGGCCATCAAGGCACTCTTCGCCGTGCACTCCAGCGCCGAGGAGGCCATCGCCGGCTGGCACGCCCTCACCGGCCTGCTGCGCGGGCTGGTCGAGGCGAAGCGCGCCGAACCGGCGGACGACCTGCTCGCCACCCTCGTCACCGAGGGCCGGCTCACGGACGAGGAACTCGTCACGGTCGGCGCCGTACTGCTGACCGCCGGATACGACACCAGCGCGAACATGATCGCCCTGGGCACCTTCGCCCTGCTGGAGCACCCCGAGCAGTCGGCCGCGCTGGCCGCCGACACCTCCCTGGCCGAGAGGACGGTCGAGGAACTGCTGCGCTACCTCACGATCGTCCACGCGGGTGGCATCCGCGCCGTGGGCGAGGACCTGGAGTTCGAGGGACACCGGATGGCGGCCGGGGACGCGGTCTCGTTCTCTTTCGCGGCCGCCAACCGCGATCCGGTGCTTTGCGCCCTGCCGGACGAGCTGGACGTGACCCGCGAGCCCGTACCGCACCTCGCCTTCGGGCACGGCATCCACCAGTGCGTGGGCCAGCAACTCGCCCGGCTGGAACTGCGGGTCGCCCTCGAGGCCCTGTTCGGGCGCTTCCCGAGGCTACGCCTCGGCATTCCCGCCGCCGAGGTCCGCACCCGCCCGGACATGATCATCTACGGCGTCCAAGAACTACCGGTGACCTGGTGA
- a CDS encoding acyltransferase domain-containing protein encodes MSPRLFAVAAGTEDLLQVLLYAHLDRIRAGRELPSLARYCHEAATGTTGAHRIAFAVDSYDDLRTQLEEACAGEVERVPAQVTARRPGLVFVFAGQGAQWYGMGREFLVQQPVFRAVLLQCDLLVREFAGFSVVEQLRLPAGEARLDELDVLQPTMVSLQIALTALWRSWGITPDAVVGHSMGEIAAAHTAGGLTLREALMVACRRSALLRRISGKGALATTELSPAEAQAVAEASGGGISVAGENSPRSTVLAGDSHSLAVLVAELEARDVYCRVIKGTVASHSHYVEELREDLHAALRTLEPAPTCLPMYSTVTAEPVQGAGLGAAYWMRNLREPVRFAAAVEHLGAAGHEVFLEVSAHPVLLSPVRQTLEHGERQGWLLPSGRRRAEARSMLASLGTLYACGREPNWAALFPQERAGALTPYQAAVLEAVRRPRPAPVAAGRAVPA; translated from the coding sequence ATGAGCCCACGCCTGTTCGCCGTCGCCGCCGGCACCGAGGACCTGCTCCAGGTGCTGCTGTACGCCCACCTCGACAGGATCCGTGCCGGACGCGAACTGCCCTCACTCGCCCGGTACTGCCACGAGGCGGCGACGGGCACGACCGGAGCCCACCGGATCGCCTTCGCCGTCGACTCGTACGACGACCTGCGCACGCAGCTCGAAGAGGCCTGTGCGGGCGAGGTGGAGCGGGTCCCGGCACAGGTCACGGCCCGGCGCCCCGGGCTGGTGTTCGTCTTCGCCGGACAGGGCGCCCAGTGGTACGGGATGGGCCGCGAATTCCTTGTACAGCAACCGGTGTTCCGTGCGGTGCTGCTCCAGTGCGACCTGCTGGTACGCGAGTTCGCCGGCTTCTCCGTCGTCGAGCAGCTGAGGCTGCCGGCCGGGGAGGCCCGGCTGGACGAACTGGACGTCCTCCAGCCGACGATGGTCTCCCTGCAGATCGCCCTGACCGCGCTCTGGCGCAGCTGGGGGATCACGCCCGACGCGGTCGTCGGGCACAGCATGGGGGAGATCGCCGCCGCCCACACGGCCGGCGGCCTGACCCTGCGCGAGGCCCTGATGGTCGCCTGTCGGCGCAGCGCGCTGCTGCGCCGGATCTCCGGCAAGGGGGCGCTGGCCACGACGGAACTCTCCCCGGCCGAGGCGCAGGCGGTGGCCGAGGCGAGCGGCGGCGGGATCAGCGTGGCGGGGGAGAACAGCCCCCGCTCCACCGTCCTGGCGGGGGACTCGCACTCGCTCGCGGTGCTCGTCGCCGAGCTGGAGGCGAGGGACGTCTACTGCCGGGTGATCAAGGGTACGGTCGCCTCGCACAGCCACTACGTGGAGGAGCTGCGCGAGGACCTGCACGCCGCCCTGCGTACCCTGGAGCCGGCTCCTACCTGCCTGCCGATGTACTCGACCGTGACGGCCGAGCCGGTGCAGGGCGCCGGGCTCGGGGCCGCGTACTGGATGCGCAACTTGCGGGAACCGGTGCGGTTCGCGGCCGCGGTGGAGCATCTGGGCGCCGCGGGACACGAGGTGTTCCTCGAGGTCAGCGCCCATCCGGTACTGCTCAGCCCGGTGCGCCAGACCCTCGAACACGGGGAGCGGCAGGGATGGCTGCTGCCCTCCGGCAGGCGGCGGGCCGAGGCCCGCTCCATGCTCGCCTCGCTCGGGACCCTGTACGCCTGCGGGCGGGAGCCGAACTGGGCCGCGCTGTTCCCGCAGGAGCGGGCCGGCGCCCTCACCCCGTACCAGGCTGCCGTACTGGAGGCGGTGCGCCGGCCCCGGCCGGCACCCGTGGCGGCGGGCCGGGCCGTCCCCGCCTAG
- the panD gene encoding aspartate 1-decarboxylase gives MYREMFKSKIHRATVTQADLHYVGSVTIDSTLMAAANLLPGEKVDIVDVDNGARLSTYVIEGEADSGVIGINGAAAHLINPGDLVIIISYASMSEEHARSYQPSVVFVDGDNRPVTTRTDPADVPDGFGLVRGDTVSA, from the coding sequence CTGTACCGAGAGATGTTCAAGTCCAAGATCCACCGTGCCACGGTGACCCAGGCGGACCTGCACTACGTGGGCTCCGTCACCATCGACTCCACGCTGATGGCCGCCGCGAACCTGCTGCCCGGCGAAAAGGTCGACATCGTCGACGTCGACAACGGGGCCCGCCTCAGCACCTACGTCATCGAGGGCGAGGCCGACAGCGGGGTCATCGGCATCAACGGCGCCGCGGCCCACCTCATCAACCCCGGCGACCTCGTCATCATCATCTCCTACGCCTCCATGAGCGAGGAGCACGCCCGCTCGTACCAGCCGAGCGTGGTGTTCGTCGACGGCGACAACCGACCCGTCACGACCCGCACCGACCCCGCCGACGTACCCGACGGATTCGGCCTGGTGCGCGGCGACACCGTCAGTGCCTGA
- the fabD gene encoding ACP S-malonyltransferase has translation MLTPVFLFAGQGSQYHGMGKWLYGADAAFREALDSLDATVREVRGDSVIEAIHGPGRGPEHPMTQFSLTQPAIFMVEYALARMLRAHGFEPGAVLGASLGEIAAAAVAGAVDPHECLRSLLRQVDVFEAECPRGGMLAVLADPGLADRDPALAGAYVAAVNSLENFVLAGTAEVLDRIERHLHATGTLCQRLPVLFPFHSPLIDPVEGVFKDLIGDLTMKPAAIPLISGTTGATVRIPDSAHLWRVLRDPFDLTGALGPLLERDDLLFLDLGPSGSMANLVRAALPEGSRSRVLPLLSPYARDEVLYRAVLDARPRLAATPARIEVNPVSAPAATAAHRSAAAPTLDVHVFPGQGAQAKGMGREVFDRFPDLVARADAVLGYSLRELCLEDPGRNLRNTHYTQPALYVVNSLTWLAAVGEGGRLPDYVLGHSLGEFSALFAAGVYDFESGLRLVAERGRLMGQVTGGTMAAVSSVDAALVERVLRDEGFSDVDIANYNAPTQTVIAGPADSVNRALPALKAAGARCAPLNVSAPFHSRYMADAAEEFGRLLDATVFAPPKIPVIANVDARPYGTGEVAATLRRQIASPVRWTDSVRLLMGQGDFTVRELGPGQVLTKLIDRIRNEASPLPAAEPAAPRRSEPVRTEPVRTEPGPAAPVRPATATAGTLGSEDFRRDYGVRLAYAAGGMRQGIGSVDLVARMAGAGLLSYYGASGLPARDVASAVAAIRARVPAGASFGVNVTHDPFDPRAESELVDVLIRDDVRFVEASTHVEATPALVRHRLTGARVLPDGTVHVPRKILAKVTRPDAACLFLEPPPAALVSRLVAEGLLTAEEAEAGARVALADDVCAVGDAGDHSDMATLWALLPALRGLRAELGGVAGAVRVGAGGGIGAPESAAAAFVLGADFVLTGSINACTAESGTSAAAKDLLQEADVHDTAFAPYGDLFELGGRARVLRKGVLFHARAGKLHDLWRNHDAWEAVPAAVRAKVERDYLGASFEEVLTRLGDSAESAPDPKRRMALVFRWYCAQAATWAIEGTPGRVADYQIPCGPALGACNRWLARTPLHAWRDRHADVLAERLMAEAAEVVGSGLRSRSS, from the coding sequence ATGCTGACGCCGGTCTTCCTGTTCGCGGGGCAGGGTTCCCAGTACCACGGCATGGGCAAATGGCTCTACGGGGCCGACGCCGCGTTCCGTGAAGCCCTCGACTCCCTGGACGCGACGGTCCGCGAGGTGCGCGGCGACTCGGTGATCGAGGCGATCCACGGCCCCGGCCGCGGCCCCGAGCACCCGATGACGCAGTTCTCCCTCACCCAACCGGCCATCTTCATGGTCGAGTACGCGCTGGCGCGCATGCTCCGGGCCCACGGGTTCGAACCCGGCGCGGTGCTCGGCGCCAGCCTCGGGGAGATCGCGGCGGCGGCCGTCGCGGGCGCCGTCGACCCGCACGAGTGCCTGCGCTCCCTGCTGCGCCAGGTGGACGTCTTCGAGGCTGAGTGCCCGCGGGGCGGAATGCTCGCGGTCCTGGCCGACCCGGGACTCGCCGACCGTGACCCGGCTCTCGCGGGGGCCTACGTCGCCGCCGTGAACTCCCTGGAGAACTTCGTCCTGGCCGGCACCGCCGAGGTCCTGGACCGGATCGAACGGCACCTCCACGCCACCGGCACGCTCTGCCAGCGGCTGCCCGTCCTGTTCCCCTTCCACTCGCCCCTGATCGACCCGGTCGAGGGCGTGTTCAAGGACCTGATCGGCGACTTGACCATGAAGCCGGCCGCGATCCCGCTGATCTCCGGCACCACCGGCGCCACCGTGCGGATACCCGACTCCGCGCACCTGTGGCGGGTGCTCCGCGACCCCTTCGACCTGACCGGGGCGCTGGGACCCCTGCTGGAACGGGACGACCTGCTCTTCCTCGACCTCGGGCCCTCCGGGTCCATGGCCAACCTGGTGCGGGCCGCCCTGCCGGAGGGCAGCCGTTCCCGCGTGCTGCCGCTGCTGTCCCCGTACGCCCGTGACGAGGTGCTGTACCGGGCCGTCCTCGACGCGCGCCCCCGCCTCGCCGCCACCCCCGCAAGAATCGAGGTGAACCCCGTGAGCGCTCCCGCAGCGACCGCCGCGCACCGGTCCGCCGCCGCACCGACGCTCGACGTCCACGTCTTCCCCGGGCAGGGCGCGCAGGCCAAGGGCATGGGCCGGGAGGTGTTCGACCGCTTCCCCGACCTCGTCGCCCGCGCCGACGCCGTCCTCGGCTACTCCCTCCGGGAGCTGTGCCTGGAGGATCCGGGCCGCAACCTGCGGAACACCCATTACACCCAGCCCGCGCTGTACGTGGTCAACTCCCTCACCTGGCTGGCGGCCGTGGGCGAGGGCGGGCGCCTGCCCGACTACGTCCTCGGGCACAGCCTGGGCGAGTTCTCCGCCCTGTTCGCCGCCGGGGTGTACGACTTTGAGTCGGGCCTGCGCCTGGTCGCCGAGCGCGGCCGGCTCATGGGGCAGGTCACGGGCGGCACGATGGCAGCCGTCTCGTCCGTCGACGCCGCCCTCGTGGAACGGGTGCTGCGCGACGAGGGCTTCTCCGACGTCGACATCGCGAACTACAACGCGCCCACGCAGACCGTGATCGCCGGTCCCGCGGACTCGGTCAACCGGGCGCTGCCCGCGCTGAAGGCGGCCGGTGCGCGGTGCGCGCCGCTGAACGTCAGCGCGCCCTTCCACAGCCGGTACATGGCCGACGCCGCCGAGGAGTTCGGCCGGCTGCTGGACGCCACCGTCTTCGCGCCGCCGAAGATCCCGGTCATCGCCAACGTGGACGCACGCCCCTACGGGACGGGAGAGGTGGCCGCCACCCTGCGGCGGCAGATCGCCTCACCCGTGCGCTGGACCGACAGCGTCCGGCTCCTCATGGGCCAGGGCGACTTCACGGTGCGTGAGCTCGGTCCGGGGCAGGTGCTGACCAAGCTCATCGACCGGATCCGCAACGAGGCGTCCCCCCTCCCCGCTGCCGAGCCCGCCGCTCCCAGGCGGTCCGAGCCGGTTCGTACCGAGCCGGTTCGTACCGAGCCCGGGCCGGCCGCGCCCGTACGCCCCGCTACGGCCACCGCCGGGACGCTCGGGTCGGAGGACTTCCGGCGGGACTACGGCGTCCGCCTCGCCTACGCCGCCGGCGGGATGCGGCAGGGGATCGGCTCCGTCGACCTGGTCGCCCGGATGGCCGGGGCCGGACTGCTCTCGTACTACGGCGCCTCGGGGCTCCCGGCCCGGGACGTGGCCTCGGCGGTCGCCGCGATCCGCGCACGCGTCCCGGCCGGGGCGTCGTTCGGGGTCAATGTCACGCACGACCCCTTCGACCCGCGGGCCGAGTCCGAGCTGGTCGACGTACTGATTCGGGACGACGTCCGGTTCGTGGAGGCCTCCACCCACGTCGAGGCGACGCCGGCCCTCGTACGGCACCGGCTGACGGGCGCCCGGGTGCTTCCGGACGGCACCGTGCACGTGCCCCGCAAGATACTGGCGAAGGTGACCCGGCCGGACGCCGCCTGCCTGTTCCTGGAACCGCCGCCCGCCGCGTTGGTGAGCCGGCTGGTGGCGGAGGGCCTGCTCACCGCCGAGGAGGCCGAGGCGGGAGCACGCGTCGCGCTGGCCGACGACGTCTGCGCGGTGGGGGACGCCGGGGACCACTCCGACATGGCGACCCTGTGGGCGCTGCTGCCCGCGCTGCGCGGACTGCGCGCGGAGCTCGGCGGCGTGGCCGGGGCCGTGCGCGTCGGGGCAGGGGGCGGCATCGGAGCCCCCGAGTCGGCGGCGGCTGCCTTCGTCCTGGGCGCCGACTTCGTCCTCACCGGCTCCATCAACGCGTGCACCGCCGAGAGCGGGACCAGCGCGGCGGCCAAGGACCTCCTGCAGGAGGCCGACGTCCACGACACCGCCTTCGCGCCCTACGGAGACCTCTTCGAACTGGGCGGCCGCGCAAGGGTGTTGCGCAAGGGTGTGCTGTTCCATGCCCGCGCGGGAAAGCTCCACGACCTGTGGCGCAACCACGACGCGTGGGAAGCGGTACCCGCCGCCGTGCGCGCGAAGGTGGAGCGCGACTACCTGGGCGCCTCCTTCGAGGAGGTCCTCACCCGCCTCGGCGACTCCGCCGAGTCCGCCCCCGACCCCAAGCGGCGCATGGCGCTCGTCTTCCGCTGGTACTGCGCCCAGGCGGCCACCTGGGCGATCGAGGGCACACCGGGCCGCGTCGCCGACTACCAGATCCCCTGCGGACCGGCCCTCGGCGCCTGCAACCGCTGGCTGGCCCGCACACCGCTGCACGCCTGGCGGGACCGGCACGCCGACGTGCTCGCCGAGCGCCTGATGGCCGAGGCCGCCGAAGTCGTGGGCAGCGGGCTCCGAAGCCGCAGCTCCTGA
- a CDS encoding cytochrome P450 family protein has protein sequence MTETPTTELSTGSDDLASEFDLSDPKFITDPKAGERWLGGPRPVCRGKFADGSDVWVVTGHHDVKTVLGEPTLRSRPPGDSHRESMLSRGIPEDIVEMFDSTLLTMDGEDHMRVRRLVTRALSARRMLALTPAVERVAERLLDGLAGKAEPDLIADYAHPLAISVICELLGVDEEYREQWRAWSETLAQALRPNPEQFAPAVRGMARVTRELIAARQADPRDDLISELVQVHEEDSDRLTDDELTALAMVLVQAGHETVRNLVALGVFTLLQHPDQLELLKNDPSLGSRAVAELVRHTAPVKHAFRRFATEPVEIGGVKVQPGEAIQVALAAANRDPEVFEEPGRLDVTREQNPHLGFGRGAHYCLGASLALIEGEVALTALFKRFPDLSLAVDPQEIEPRYLMPMQRLPVRLSPENEV, from the coding sequence ATGACCGAAACCCCCACCACGGAACTCAGCACCGGATCCGACGACTTGGCGAGCGAGTTCGACCTGTCCGACCCGAAGTTCATCACCGACCCGAAGGCGGGGGAGCGCTGGCTCGGCGGCCCCCGGCCCGTCTGCCGCGGGAAGTTCGCCGACGGCAGCGACGTCTGGGTGGTCACCGGACACCACGACGTCAAGACGGTGCTCGGCGAGCCGACCCTGCGCAGCCGCCCGCCGGGCGACTCCCACCGCGAGAGCATGCTCAGCCGGGGCATCCCCGAGGACATCGTCGAGATGTTCGACTCCACCCTGCTGACCATGGACGGCGAGGACCACATGAGGGTCCGCCGCCTCGTCACCCGGGCCCTGTCCGCCCGGCGGATGCTGGCCCTGACCCCCGCCGTCGAACGCGTGGCGGAGCGCCTGCTCGACGGCCTCGCCGGCAAGGCCGAGCCCGACCTGATCGCGGACTACGCGCACCCGCTGGCCATCAGTGTCATCTGTGAACTCCTCGGCGTCGACGAGGAGTACCGCGAGCAGTGGCGCGCGTGGAGCGAGACCCTTGCCCAGGCCCTGCGCCCGAACCCCGAGCAGTTCGCCCCGGCCGTACGGGGCATGGCCCGGGTGACCCGGGAACTGATCGCCGCCCGCCAGGCCGACCCGCGCGACGACCTGATCTCCGAGCTGGTGCAGGTTCACGAGGAGGACAGCGACCGGCTGACCGACGACGAGCTGACCGCCCTGGCGATGGTCCTCGTACAGGCCGGCCACGAGACCGTCCGCAACCTCGTCGCCCTCGGGGTCTTCACCCTGCTCCAGCACCCCGATCAGCTGGAACTGCTGAAGAACGACCCCTCTCTCGGCAGCCGGGCCGTCGCCGAACTCGTGCGCCACACCGCGCCGGTGAAGCACGCCTTCCGCCGCTTCGCCACCGAGCCCGTCGAGATCGGCGGGGTGAAGGTGCAGCCCGGAGAGGCCATCCAGGTAGCGCTGGCCGCCGCGAACCGGGACCCCGAGGTCTTCGAGGAGCCCGGACGCCTCGACGTCACCCGTGAGCAGAACCCGCACCTGGGCTTCGGCCGGGGCGCGCACTACTGCCTGGGCGCCAGCCTCGCCCTGATCGAGGGGGAGGTCGCCCTGACCGCACTGTTCAAGCGGTTCCCGGACCTGTCGCTGGCCGTTGACCCGCAGGAGATCGAGCCGCGCTACCTGATGCCGATGCAGCGTCTTCCCGTCCGCCTGTCCCCGGAGAACGAGGTGTGA
- a CDS encoding methyltransferase: protein MEILKLAVGGWFARALAVAARLEIADILDGGSMTSAELAERTETDPDILHRLLQMLTVPGVLERDGEKFRLTEAYAPLRADHPFTQRHFAILAAELYDDAFAGLMHTVKTGKSGFQEIFGESLYGYLETHPETADLFDKGMVDLATPVAQGLLGLHDFSAVKTVVDVGGGSGGLLPGLLAAHSDLRGTVADRASVCARGRTALERVAKEDVLARIEFTPSDFFVELPAGADRYLLKNVLHDWTYENCVRILRTVATAMADSPADARLLVVEPLVENDIDGWRAMFQAVACDEGTTGLDEPAMRRALEEAGFVVESVGQLPTQHKVFESSLRVS from the coding sequence ATGGAAATCCTCAAGCTCGCCGTCGGCGGCTGGTTCGCCCGGGCCCTCGCGGTCGCCGCCCGCCTGGAGATAGCCGACATCCTCGACGGCGGATCGATGACCTCGGCCGAACTCGCCGAGCGCACCGAGACCGACCCCGACATCCTCCACCGCCTCCTTCAGATGCTCACCGTGCCGGGAGTCCTGGAGCGCGACGGGGAGAAGTTCCGGCTGACCGAGGCCTACGCGCCGCTGCGCGCGGACCACCCCTTCACCCAGCGCCACTTCGCCATCCTCGCCGCCGAGTTGTACGACGACGCCTTCGCCGGCCTGATGCACACGGTGAAGACGGGCAAGTCCGGCTTCCAGGAGATCTTCGGGGAATCCCTCTACGGCTACCTGGAGACCCACCCCGAGACGGCGGACCTGTTCGACAAGGGCATGGTCGACCTGGCGACGCCGGTGGCTCAGGGCCTGCTCGGTCTGCACGACTTCAGTGCCGTCAAGACGGTCGTCGACGTGGGCGGCGGGAGCGGCGGCCTGCTCCCCGGCCTGCTGGCCGCCCACTCGGACCTGCGCGGCACCGTCGCCGACCGGGCCAGCGTCTGCGCCAGGGGCCGCACGGCCCTGGAGCGGGTCGCGAAGGAGGACGTGCTCGCCCGCATCGAGTTCACCCCGAGCGACTTCTTCGTCGAGCTCCCCGCCGGAGCCGACCGCTACCTGCTGAAGAACGTGCTGCACGACTGGACGTACGAGAACTGCGTCCGGATCCTGCGCACCGTCGCCACCGCCATGGCTGACAGCCCCGCCGACGCCCGGCTGCTCGTCGTGGAGCCGCTGGTGGAGAACGACATCGACGGCTGGCGGGCGATGTTCCAGGCCGTGGCCTGCGACGAGGGCACCACCGGACTGGACGAGCCCGCCATGCGGCGCGCCCTCGAGGAGGCCGGCTTCGTCGTGGAGTCGGTCGGGCAACTGCCCACCCAGCACAAGGTGTTCGAGTCCTCCCTGCGTGTCTCCTGA